In Rhopalosiphum padi isolate XX-2018 chromosome 3, ASM2088224v1, whole genome shotgun sequence, the genomic stretch GTTGATGCTCACGCTAAGTTTATTGTAATCGATGTTGGAGATTATGGTCGGTCTAGTGATAGTGGGATTTTCAAAGAATCTTTAATTggtaaacaattaattcaaaataaattagatttgcCAGCACCCCAAAAAATTGACGAAAATATTAATGAAGATTTCCCCTTTGTATTTGTTGGCGATGAGGCTTACCCACTTTTACCTAATTTGATGAGACCTTTCCCTCGTAGAAATTTAACAAATGAAAAACGTATATACAACTATCGACAATCCCGAGCGAGAAGAATAGTCGAATGTGCGTTTGGAATTATGGTAAAAAGGTTTAacgtattagaaaataaaatgttagtcGGCCCTGAAAAAGCTACAAAAATAACTCAGGCGATTTGTGtacttcataatttaatta encodes the following:
- the LOC132925808 gene encoding uncharacterized protein LOC132925808, producing the protein MILAGSQTILCSLNEDFHSGISIREKRRVPQAVVDAHAKFIVIDVGDYGRSSDSGIFKESLIGKQLIQNKLDLPAPQKIDENINEDFPFVFVGDEAYPLLPNLMRPFPRRNLTNEKRIYNYRQSRARRIVECAFGIMVKRFNVLENKMLVGPEKATKITQAICVLHNLIMT